In Felis catus isolate Fca126 chromosome E1, F.catus_Fca126_mat1.0, whole genome shotgun sequence, the following proteins share a genomic window:
- the LOC101093474 gene encoding E3 ubiquitin-protein ligase TRIM47-like isoform X6, whose translation MSNSSLRTFEDQVLCPICLEVFRNPVTTTCGHNFCMACLQGFWDHLATVGETLYCPQCRESFPSRPRLCKNGILEEMVTCLAQVKGQTLGSSRPLAGPRDVPCDFCSAQKLKSVKSCLQCMASLCEKHLSSHFEDQMFQDHELLEPVWDLKSRLCRKHRKLRRLYCRTEGSCVCGACLLEEHKNHDTIPLEEERARKEVEVRKVQASVENQMLIINSDSQRHRGQVAFLSKLIQTTRDEVNACFSEIIQEVKQLQMKVLDFVEKEEAAALGKLGSSIQQSHNRLLKLEGDSIWLRALLANRSDQQFLQEFPRLKHFPACSEALMSTNCEEKQSFLQLPETLAELRTRLLDVGLSFINQLLLKGDAASWKPMPLSERTLGCKSVLSKAPQSPPGIKMNSYELLPSAVDRKTLLKCYCNLNFDPTTASEELFLFKETHSVLNLGILLEPFAAGGPFPGFKQWPQVLCSRGLSEGHHYWEAEVSNSWVCLGLTYRRSPPLGGRPRRNIVYLLGRNPYSWCLEWDSLKFSVWHNNTQTVLHGGYHRTLGVALDCGTGCLSFYGVAGGVSLLYRFLVSFLEPLYPAVMVSSGASVTLKQRPEAEA comes from the exons ATGAGTAACAGCAGTCTCCGCACGTTTGAGGACCAAGTCCTCTGTCCCATCTGCCTGGAGGTGTTCCGCAACCCGGTCACCACCACCTGCGGGCACAACTTCTGCATGGCCTGCCTCCAAGGTTTCTGGGACCACCTGGCTACCGTGGGCGAGACACTGTACTGCCCCCAGTGCCGGGAGAGCTTCCCCTCCAGACCGCGCCTCTGCAAGAACGGCATCCTGGAGGAGATGGTGACTTGCTTGGCCCAGGTCAAGGGCCAGACCTTGGGGTCCTCACGGCCCCTGGCCGGGCCCAGGGACGTGCCCTGCGACTTCTGTTCCGCCCAGAAGCTCAAGTCAGTCAAGTCGTGTCTGCAGTGCATGGCCTCCCTGTGCGAGAAGCACCTGAGCAGCCACTTCGAGGACCAGATGTTCCAGGACCACGAGCTGCTGGAGCCCGTGTGGGATCTCAAGAGCCGCCTGTGCCGGAAGCATCGCAAACTGCGGCGGCTGTACTGCCGCACGGAAGGCAGCTGCGTGTGCGGAGCCTGTCTGCTGGAGGAACACAAGAACCACGACACCATCCCCCTGGAGGAGGAACGTGCCAGGAAGGAG GTGGAGGTTCGGAAGGTCCAGGCCAGCGTGGAAAACCAGATGCTGATCATCAACTCTGACAGCCAGAGGCACCGGGGGCAGGTGGCCTTTCTCTCG AAATTGATCCAGACAACACGCGATGAGGTGAACGCCTGCTTCTCAGAGATCATCCAGGAGGTCAAACAGCTGCAGATGAAGGTCTTGGATTTTGTCGAGAAAGAGGAGGCAGCCGCTCTGGGGAAGCTGGGCAGCTCCATCCAGCAGAGCCACAACCGGCTCCTGAAGCTGGAGGGGGACAGCATCTGGCTCCGCGCCCTGCTCGCCAACAGGAGCGACCAGCAATTCCTGCAG GAGTTCCCCAGACTGAAGCACTTTCCCGCCTGCTCGGAAGCCCTGATGAGCACCAACTGTGAGGAGAAGCAGAGCTTTCTCCAGTTGCCGGAGACCCTGGCGGAGCTCCGGACGCGGCTGCTGGACGTGGGTCTCAGCTTCATCAATCAGCTCCTCCTGAAGG GTGACGCAGCCTCCTGGAAGCCCATGCCCCTCTCTGAAAGGACACTGGGCTGTAAGAGTGTCCTCAGCAAAGCTCCTCAATCTCCTCCAGGCATTAAGATGAACTCCTATGAGTTGCTGCCCTCAGCTGTGGACAGGAAAACACTTCTCAAGT gttACTGCAACCTGAACTTCGATCCCACCACGGCCAGCGAGGAACTGTTCCTGTTCAAGGAGACCCACTCGGTGCTGAACCTGGGCATCCTTCTGGAGCCCTTCGCCGCGGGCGGCCCCTTCCCCGGCTTCAAGCAGTGGCCGCAGGTGCTGTGCTCGCGCGGCCTGTCCGAGGGCCACCACTACTGGGAAGCCGAGGTGTCCAACTCGTGGGTGTGCCTGGGCCTCACCTACCGCCGCAGCCCCCCGCTCGGCGGCCGCCCGCGCCGCAACATCGTCTACCTGCTGGGCCGCAACCCGTACTCGTGGTGCCTGGAGTGGGACTCGCTCAAGTTCTCCGTGTGGCACAATAACACGCAGACGGTGCTGCACGGCGGTTACCACCGCACGCTCGGCGTGGCGCTCGACTGCGGCACCGGCTGCCTCTCCTTCTACGGCGTGGCCGGCGGCGTGAGCCTGCTTTACCGCTTCCTCGTCTCCTTCCTGGAGCCGCTCTACCCTGCGGTCATGGTCAGCAGCGGCGCCTCGGTCACGCTCAAGCAGCGCCCCGAGGCGGAGGCGTAG